Proteins from one Planctomyces sp. SH-PL62 genomic window:
- the upp gene encoding uracil phosphoribosyltransferase: MPSVYPSSHPIVHQKLAALRDARTRPAEFRVLVRSLSHLLAQEATADLPLREVEVTTPLATARAFVLADVVGIFPVLRAGLGMAEGMLDLLPEAEVWHIGLFRDEATLRPTEYYNKFPKRPRLTVGFVVDPMLATGGSAVRACEILRAAGVPRLKLISLIAAPEGIARMTEAMPEVPIHVGAVDERLTEIGFIYPGLGDAGDRQFATIADHDEAPRA, from the coding sequence GTGCCGTCAGTCTATCCGTCGTCTCATCCGATCGTGCATCAGAAGCTCGCGGCCCTGCGCGACGCCCGCACCAGGCCGGCCGAGTTCCGGGTCCTCGTGCGGTCGCTGTCGCATTTGCTCGCCCAGGAGGCGACCGCCGACCTGCCGCTTCGCGAGGTCGAGGTCACGACCCCGCTCGCCACGGCGCGGGCGTTCGTCCTCGCCGACGTCGTCGGGATCTTCCCGGTGCTCAGGGCCGGGCTGGGGATGGCCGAGGGGATGCTGGACTTGCTCCCCGAGGCGGAGGTCTGGCACATCGGGCTCTTCCGCGACGAGGCGACCCTGCGCCCGACCGAGTATTACAACAAGTTTCCCAAGCGGCCCCGGCTGACGGTCGGATTCGTCGTCGACCCGATGCTCGCCACCGGCGGCTCGGCGGTCCGGGCCTGCGAGATCCTCAGGGCGGCGGGCGTGCCCCGGCTCAAGCTGATCTCGCTCATCGCCGCGCCCGAGGGGATCGCCCGGATGACCGAGGCCATGCCCGAGGTCCCGATCCACGTCGGGGCGGTCGACGAACGGCTCACGGAAATCGGTTTCATCTACCCCGGCCTCGGCGACGCCGGCGACCGCCAGTTCGCCACGATCGCGGATCACGACGAAGCGCCCCGAGCCTGA